DNA from Lactobacillus johnsonii:
ACTGATACAAAGAAGGATCAATCTTCTGAAAAAGTAACAAACGACACTACTTCAAAGAAAGATCAATCAACTACAAGCACTTCAAACACATCATCATCAAATACTAACCAAACTACTGAAAGTAAGTCTTCAACTACTTCATCAAAGACTACTTCTGATACTAAGACTCCAGTAGCTAAGAATGAAGGTTCAAATACTAAGATCACTGACGTAGTTAAGAACAAAAACAAAGCTACTGAAAATACTGCAAGTGTAGTTAAGAATGATACTAAAGCTGCAACTGAAAAGACTACTGATATTAAAGTTGTTGCTCCAGCAAAGAATGCTTCAAATGAAGTAAAGACTGCTGATGCAGTTGCTAAAGCAAGTGATGCTCATGTTGTTGCTTTAAACAGCAAAGTTAACGCTGGTACTACTTCTACTACACCAGCTGCTGCAACAAAGGGCTCACAAGCAAAAGCTACCGAAAACAAATTACCACAAGCCGGAACTGACGAAAAGATTAGCTTATTTGCAAGTTTAGCTGGTTTGTCAATTGCTTCTCTTGGCTTAGGTGCTTTAGGTGCAAGTAAGAAGAGAAAGAACGACTAATTAATAGTTAAAAAATTAGTATCTATAAAAGCATATTCCCAATCGAATATGCTTTTTTTATGAGTAATAGGAAGAATAAAAGTATGGATAGAAATGAATTATTAAATTACCTTGACCAAAAAAGAATGGAAACCGCTGGTGTTGCACAAGCTCAACAAACTTTGTCTGATGATAAAAATAGACCAGAAAATGCAAAGAGAAAGTGGCGTAAAACCATTATCTTTCTTTGGATTTTAGCAGTTATAGTAGGCTTGAACAATCAAACGGGTGATTTTTTCTCTTGGGGAGATGCTTTGGTTGGGTCAATTTTACCAGCTGGCTTAATGATTTTTAAATATTTTAAGTATATTAAGCCACTTAATGAGCAAATAGTTAAAGATCAAGTAAAGCTTAATGAAGAATTAAATAATCCAGTGTATCAAAACGGGAAAAACGGCTTCCCTGAAAAGTTCTATAATTATGGAGATGTATATCTTCTATGGAAGTTAGTAAGTGAAAACCGAGCAACTACGTTGCAAGAAGCTTTTAACCTGCTTGAAACGCAACAATATCGAGCAAATCAAATGGCAATCCAAGAACAGATTAAGGCTATTCAAGAAGATACAGCTAGAAGTGCTAAAATTGCTGCAGTGGCTTCAACAGTTAGTGCGGTTAACTCTACCCGTCCTAGAAAAGTTGAAGTTAGTGGAACAATAAACCATCACGTTAATTAAATTAGGGAAAAGTTGGATAAGTAATGAAAAAGAAAGCATTAATTACAGCAGGAATATTGTCGACACTTTTATTAGCAGGCTGTAGTAATCAAAATACAAGTAGTGGAAACCATGATAGTAAGAAAAGTTCAGTAGTTTCTACTAAAAGGAGCTCGAATCAAAGCAGTCAGTCTAAAAAGAATACAGAAGAAATGGATAATGCACAATCTTCTAGCTCTAGTTCGGCTAATAAGAGTCAAAGTAGCTCTAGTGTAAAGCAATCAAATAATAAATCTGAAAAAGAAACAAAAAATACTGCTAAAAGCAATAACAGTGATGACAAGATGAATTTTGATCAGATTGAGCAAGGAAACTATAGCAGCTTAGCTGGAACCTGAAAATCCACAAAAATTGTTGTTCGAGATGATGGAGAAGACAAGGTAAATACTGAAAATCCAATTACTTTATCTGTAACCTCAGATGCAATCCAAATGGTTGGTGGCGATAAAGTAGTCGTGAATAAAGATGGATTAAGTTATAACGATGATTTACATCCCTTAACCTTCCAAAAAACGCAGAATAGTTTGACGGGCGCCTTAGATGGGGATGCTCCAATTAACTGGTCAGTTTCATTTTATCCAGCAGGTTCTACTGATTTTACAATTAATGGCGAAAAACAGGCTCCATCTTCAAAGAACTTAATTGTATTTTGGAGAAGCGGAATGAGTACAACCATGGTTTTTGAGAAAGAATAATAAAGAGGTCACTAAATGCATAACTACGAAAAATTAAAGAAAAACAAAGCAAACTGGATTGTAGTTGCGGTAATAATTCTGGTAGCAATTATCTCCTTAATTGGATGGAGTAATTATAGATCGCATCATTTAGATGGAACTTATACCAACCAAGCAACATTTTTAGGAGTGACCTCAAAAACAAAACTAGAATTTTCTAATGATAAAAAAGTAAAGATGACAAATGGTACGACATCAGAAAATGATACTTATGAATTGTCTGGTAATGATTTAAAAATAAAAAATGAAGATGATGAAGTAATTATGCGTGCTAAGTTAGCCGATGATCGAAAATCTTTTAAAGTAAAATCAATTGCTGGTGATATTTTCGGTATCCTCAAAAATATTGAATTTACCAGACAAAGCTAAAATATATTAATGATGACATCTCATTCAAAATCTTATATAATTGTAAAAGAAAAGGAGATAGAGAGTGCGAGTCTCTATCTCCAATCGTAACTTAAGATGACTGAGTGTGTGGCTAATCCTTGTGATTAGCCTTTTTTGTTATTGCATAAGCAATTGCTGCACGGATTAGGAAAATACCCAATGCGTTTAAGACAATGCCGATAGCAATAGCAGCTATTATCAAGGCACACCAACACTCCAGCCTATCCAAATTATCATGGCTTCCACCTCCGTAACCTAAAATATATGTGAGGGGTGTAGAGCCATGAAAAGTTACTAAGCTCTTATATTAGCTATCTATAAAAGCCTAATAAAAATTATATCAAAATATGAATTGAGAATTTGTAGTATTAAACACAAAAAAAGACATTCCATCAGGAATGTCTAAAGTGTGACTATATGTTTAAATTTTGATTTAACTAAGAACTAGTTTTATAATTTTACCAACTAGCTTTGCGCACGCCAGGAAGTTGTCCCTTGTGTGCTAATTCTTTAAAGCGTAAACGTGACATACCAAACTTACGCATATAACCATGTGGTCTACCATCATGTAAATCACGGTTATGGTAGTGAGTTGGGTGAGCATCAAGCGGTAATTTTGCTAATGCTTCTACGTCACCAGCTTCTTTTAATTCATAGTATTTCTTGATTAATTCACGCTGTTTAGCAGCTTTAACGATTTTGGATTTTTTTGCCATATATCTTTCCTTTCGAATATAGAATATAAAAAATAGTTTAATTAAGAATAAAGAATGACTAATTTGAGCTAACTTAAAGTAAGCATATTGTATTAAATTATTAATAATTTGTCAAAAAGAAAGTATTTTAAAAAGAATTAGTTTAAAATAAGTAATGATTGATTAAAGAAGGGAAAATAAGCCGTGGGTATTTTTAAAAGAATACTTCATAATGAAGACTTGCGACAGTTAATAATTTATGTATTAATTGGTGTGTTAGGATTAGGTGTTGACTTTGGAATTTTTGCCATTCTAACTCACTTTAAGATGCAAGTCGAAGTAGCTAATTTTATTTCATCATCTTGTGGGTTGATCAACAACTTTTTCTGGAATAGTTTTCTTAACTTTAAGGTTCACGATAAATTATTAGTAAGATTTATCTCCTATTATTTAGTAGGACAAATCACAACTTTGTTTACAACTGTCTGCCTATTTATTTTTGTAACTCAACTTGGTTATAATCAATTGATTGTAAAGGCTGTTTCTACATTTATCGCTACCTTGATACAATTTGTAATTAATAAGTTACTTACCTTTAGAAAAATTAAAACTACTAAACCAAAAGTAGACGTTAGAAAGTAATAAGAAAGACTGTTAAAGTATGAAAAAATTATCAATTATAGTTCCTTGTTATAATGAAGAGGAATCTGTACCACTTTTTTATCCCGCAGTGAATAAAGTAATGGATACTATTCCCGATCTAGAACCAGAATATTGGTTTATTAACGATGGATCAAAGGATAATACCCTAAAAGAAATTAAAGAACTACGCAAGAAGGATCCCGAGCATGTACACTTTGTTTCCTTTTCAAGAAACTTTGGTAAGGAATCTGCTCTTTACGCTGGACTTCAAGCAGCAACTGGAGACTATGTAGTTGTAATGGATGTTGACTTACAAGATCCTCCTAAGTTCTTACCACAAATGTATGATCTAATTAAAACGGGAGAATACGACTGTATCGGAACCCGTAGAGTGGATCGTACCGGAGAAGCTAAATTTAAGTCATTCCTAAGTGATATGTTCTATAAGGTAGTTAATAAGATCTCTGATACTGAAATCGTACCAGGAGCTCGTGACTACCGAATGATGACTCGTCAAATGGTAGACGCAGTTTTGGATATGCCTGAGTATAACCGTTTTTCAAAAGGTATTTTCTCTTGGGTTGGTTTTAAGACCAAGTATTTAGACTATCACAACGTTGAACGTGTTGCTGGTGAAAGTGACTGGAACACTTGGAAGTTATTCAAATATGCCATGGATGGGATTGCTGACTTTTCTCAAGCTCCACTTAACTTAGCTGTCTGGATTGGTACAGGATCGTTTATCTTATCACTTATTGGATTGATAGCAGTAATTATCCGTCGTGTGCTTTACCCAGGTTCAAGCATTTTTGGTTGGGCTTCAATGGTATGCATTATATTGCTACTGGGTGGCCTGCAACTTCTCTGCATTGGTATTTTAGGTAAATATATTGGTAGGGTATATATTCAAGTTAAAAATCGACCAATTTATATTATTAAAGAGAAAAAATAAATATGACAAAAAACCGAAGTTCACGTGGAGCTTCGGTTTTTTTTGATGAGAAATATTAAAATCTAAGAGTGTTGATCCTCTTTAATAGTTAGGCTTAATAATAATCCAATTACAATTAAAACTAGAGTGAAGTAAAAGCCGTAGTGAGTACCATTAGTGAATTTAACAGCACTGGAGCCAGCGATGGTGTTTTGGCCTGCAGCTAATAGAATAGTTGCAACGGCAGTCGCAATCGCACCTACAATTTGTTGAAGGGTATTCATGATTGTTGAACCATCAGCAGATTCTGGTCCTTGAATCGCGTTTAGAGCATAAGTTTGGGCAGGCGACATAGCTAAGGGACAACCAATCATTAGAATGATCTGAGCTAAAATAATATACCAAACTGGAGCAGTTGGTGTAGCTAAGGCAAGCATTAGAGCACCGATTAAAGCAATAATAAAACCTAAAATAGTAGGTTTCTTAGCACCTTGACTATCATAAATTCGACCAGCGATAGCAGATGTTAAAGCATTGATAATACCGCCTGGAAGCATGATGATACCGGTAAGCGCAACAGCAATTGAAAGCCCATTTTGGATAAATTGTGGCAATAGATACATTGCGGACAAAATAATGCCAAAATCAATCATGACTAACAGGGCACCAGTTCGAAACTGTGGAATAGAAAATATTTTTAAATTCAAAATTGGATTTTCTAACATAAGTTGTCGATGAACATAAAGTACCAAAACAACAATTGCTAGAATAAATAATCCTATTACAAGTGGTGAAGTCAAACCTAGGTCAGAGGCTAAGCTAACACTAGCAACTAGACTGGCAAAACCAATGGCAGATTCAATAATAGAAAGATAATCGATTTTAGGCTTAGTAATTTCAGTTGTGTTTTTTAATGAAGTAAAAGCAAAAATAATTGCTACTACTAAAAATGGTACGAACATCCAAAAAATCCAATTCCAAGATAATTTGGCTAAGATTAAACCAGTAACTGTTGGTCCGATTGCGGGAGCTAACATAATTACCATAGCGCAAACACCCATTGCTGCTCCTAAACGATTAGGCGGGAAAATTTGCATTGCGACAGTAAACATTAACGGTAAGACAATACCTGTTCCGACTCCTTGAATCATTCTTCCCAAAAGTAAAATTTCAAAACTAGGTGCTAAAGCAGAAATAATCGCTCCAAATAAGAAAGCACATAGACCAGAAATAACCAATTGTCGAGTTGTAAACCACTTAGTAAGTAAACTTGAAAGTGGCAAGATAATACCAATAATTAACATATAGCCAGTAACGAGCCATTGAATAGTGCCGCTTCCGACATGAAAAGCGTCCATTAATTGTGGCAAAGCAATGTTTAACGATGTCTCAGATAACATCCCTACAAAGGCTCCAATCATTAGCGCAGCCATTGCCATCCAGGGATGGGCAACAAAAGTCAATGGCTTTAATTCAGGACGTGTTTGTGATTGTACTTCTTCCAAAAAAATTCCTCCTGTATTTAATTTCTAAAAAAGCGTCGCTGATCATACTAACAGAAAAAATTTTTTCTCGTAAGTAATTTTTTTGAAGATTCTAAATTTGAAAAGTGCGATAATTTGAACAAGGGAGAATTTACGAATGAAAAAATTAACAAAAGATATTTGGATAAAGATTGCTCTATCTCTTCTAGGAGTTTTAGCTGCTGTTTTGGTCTATGTACCTAACTATGCTCTAGTTGATCAAGGACTCAAAGGTAGGTGTGCTATCTTTTTTATTGTTGCAATAGTTTTACTGTGGCTACCAATGGAACTAAAGAGCAGTATTTTTGCACTTAATTTTTACTATGAATTAGGTTTGATTTTAATTATTGTGTTTTTTATGACTAATCAAATGGCGATGAATTTTACTATTGGTCTAGTGATTGCATTGCTTTTATTAACTTGGGTTGGAATGGTAATTTTCAAAAATAATTTAGTCATGAAGCATAAAAATAGTGAGCTTTTAATCATTAGACTTGTAATGATGCTAGTTTTAGCATATTTAGCCTATATTAGCGGTTTTGCAGCTCTTATGGGAGCTGAAATCTTTACAGTACAAGGGCAAACTTGGCTACTTATTTTGGGCTTTGTTCTTTGTGTATATTATTTGGTCTTAGCCGGAAGTATTTGGCAACCATGGTTTAGAAGATGGACTTCCTGGATTATGATTTTAGTAGCAGTTGTTTTGCATATGCTATTTGCAAGTGCAACGTCTTTAAATATTATCTTTTTACCTTTAATTGGAGAGGTAATTTTACTTATTTTAGTTTGGCGGAGTAATAGAATTTTAATGAAAAAGAAAAGGATTTCATAATTAGCTCTTGTCAGACTGTATCGATCCTTGATAGAATTAATTGTTTAAAAGTTTAGGAGAGATACAAAATTATGAAATATGTTTATTTGTTTTTACCAGCAATTGGCTGGGGACTTATGCCCTTAGTTATTGCAAGTGTAAAGAATAGTACAGTTTATAATCAGATTGTTGGTACTGTTGCCGCTTCATTTATTTTCGGAGCAATTGTAATGGCAATTATGCATCCAACAATGAGCTGGTCCCTCTTTTTGCTTTCTGCATTAGGAGGAGCCTGCTGGGTAATTGGTCAAGTTGGTCAATATATTTCTTATGAAAAAATTGGTGTTTCTGAAACTATGCCAATTTCTACCGGTTTGCAATTAATCGGGGTTCCTCTTGTTGGTGTGCTTGCTTTTGGTGAGTGGAGCAGCCCTCAAGCTAAGCTGTACGGTTTTATTGGAATCTTAGTTTTGATTATTGGGGTTGTTTTAACTTCATTAACTGACCGTGGAACAAGCGAAGGAAACAAATCTAATCAAGTA
Protein-coding regions in this window:
- a CDS encoding DUF6287 domain-containing protein, which gives rise to MKKKALITAGILSTLLLAGCSNQNTSSGNHDSKKSSVVSTKRSSNQSSQSKKNTEEMDNAQSSSSSSANKSQSSSSVKQSNNKSEKETKNTAKSNNSDDKMNFDQIEQGNYSSLAGT
- the rpsN gene encoding 30S ribosomal protein S14 — encoded protein: MAKKSKIVKAAKQRELIKKYYELKEAGDVEALAKLPLDAHPTHYHNRDLHDGRPHGYMRKFGMSRLRFKELAHKGQLPGVRKASW
- a CDS encoding GtrA family protein, which codes for MGIFKRILHNEDLRQLIIYVLIGVLGLGVDFGIFAILTHFKMQVEVANFISSSCGLINNFFWNSFLNFKVHDKLLVRFISYYLVGQITTLFTTVCLFIFVTQLGYNQLIVKAVSTFIATLIQFVINKLLTFRKIKTTKPKVDVRK
- a CDS encoding glycosyltransferase family 2 protein, with translation MKKLSIIVPCYNEEESVPLFYPAVNKVMDTIPDLEPEYWFINDGSKDNTLKEIKELRKKDPEHVHFVSFSRNFGKESALYAGLQAATGDYVVVMDVDLQDPPKFLPQMYDLIKTGEYDCIGTRRVDRTGEAKFKSFLSDMFYKVVNKISDTEIVPGARDYRMMTRQMVDAVLDMPEYNRFSKGIFSWVGFKTKYLDYHNVERVAGESDWNTWKLFKYAMDGIADFSQAPLNLAVWIGTGSFILSLIGLIAVIIRRVLYPGSSIFGWASMVCIILLLGGLQLLCIGILGKYIGRVYIQVKNRPIYIIKEKK
- a CDS encoding DHA2 family efflux MFS transporter permease subunit, which translates into the protein MAMAALMIGAFVGMLSETSLNIALPQLMDAFHVGSGTIQWLVTGYMLIIGIILPLSSLLTKWFTTRQLVISGLCAFLFGAIISALAPSFEILLLGRMIQGVGTGIVLPLMFTVAMQIFPPNRLGAAMGVCAMVIMLAPAIGPTVTGLILAKLSWNWIFWMFVPFLVVAIIFAFTSLKNTTEITKPKIDYLSIIESAIGFASLVASVSLASDLGLTSPLVIGLFILAIVVLVLYVHRQLMLENPILNLKIFSIPQFRTGALLVMIDFGIILSAMYLLPQFIQNGLSIAVALTGIIMLPGGIINALTSAIAGRIYDSQGAKKPTILGFIIALIGALMLALATPTAPVWYIILAQIILMIGCPLAMSPAQTYALNAIQGPESADGSTIMNTLQQIVGAIATAVATILLAAGQNTIAGSSAVKFTNGTHYGFYFTLVLIVIGLLLSLTIKEDQHS
- a CDS encoding GRP family sugar transporter, with product MKYVYLFLPAIGWGLMPLVIASVKNSTVYNQIVGTVAASFIFGAIVMAIMHPTMSWSLFLLSALGGACWVIGQVGQYISYEKIGVSETMPISTGLQLIGVPLVGVLAFGEWSSPQAKLYGFIGILVLIIGVVLTSLTDRGTSEGNKSNQVSTIILLVLTSLGYITSSSIPKALHGNSVSIFFGQTFGMLVAVFIYTLVTKNLHVWKEKSTVQSGGAGILYAIAALAYILSVQDNGVNMAFVISQLCVVISTLGGLIFLHEKKTRNGLIFTIAGLILIIGGAMLTTLF